The proteins below are encoded in one region of bacterium:
- a CDS encoding SDR family oxidoreductase, translating into MQLEHKVALVTGAGSGLGRAIAVAFARQGALVAVNDIREEAARETVAAVEAAGGRAMAVPADVADGRATLKMFTRFLSVWNTIDLVVNNAGLVIMAPHVVANFEAVAGEARAGGRPTTPIAATSTMEDASWRRTLAVHLDGTFHCTREALKVMEARRQGKIINMASIAGTAGLAGSPDYSAAKAGIIGFTKSVAREVAHLGIQVNAIAPGFVDTPLLEGLSPTMRTSALMQTPLGRLGTVDDIAAAALYLASPAGDWITGQVLSPNGGYVI; encoded by the coding sequence ATGCAGCTCGAACACAAGGTCGCCTTGGTGACCGGCGCCGGGTCCGGCCTCGGTCGCGCCATCGCCGTCGCCTTCGCGCGCCAGGGGGCGCTGGTCGCCGTCAACGACATCCGCGAGGAGGCGGCGCGGGAGACCGTGGCGGCGGTCGAAGCGGCCGGCGGCCGGGCGATGGCGGTGCCGGCCGACGTCGCCGACGGGCGCGCCACGCTCAAGATGTTCACCCGCTTCCTGTCGGTGTGGAACACCATCGACCTGGTGGTGAACAACGCCGGCCTGGTGATCATGGCGCCGCACGTCGTCGCCAATTTCGAGGCGGTGGCGGGCGAAGCGCGCGCCGGCGGGCGGCCGACGACGCCGATCGCCGCGACCTCGACGATGGAGGACGCGAGCTGGCGCCGCACCCTCGCCGTGCATCTCGACGGCACGTTCCACTGCACCCGCGAGGCGCTGAAGGTCATGGAGGCGCGGCGCCAGGGCAAGATCATCAACATGGCGTCGATCGCCGGCACCGCCGGCCTCGCCGGCTCGCCCGACTACAGCGCCGCCAAGGCGGGGATCATCGGCTTCACCAAGTCGGTGGCGCGCGAGGTGGCGCATCTCGGCATCCAGGTGAACGCCATCGCGCCCGGCTTCGTCGACACGCCGCTGCTCGAAGGGCTGTCGCCGACGATGCGGACGAGCGCCCTGATGCAGACGCCGCTCGGTCGGCTCGGCACCGTGGACGACATCGCCGCCGCCGCGCTCTACCTGGCCTCGCCGGCCGGCGACTGGATCACCGGCCAGGTGCTGAGTCCGAACGGCGGCTACGTGATCTAG
- a CDS encoding acyl-CoA desaturase: MGSTNRSLNSMRDAGAAFWGVHLACLLAFYTGVTWSAVAVCMALFWLRMFGVTAGYHRYFSHRSYKTSRAFQFVLALFGTLAVQKGVLWWSANHRVHHKYSDQEGDLHSPLRDGFWWSHVGWILASDWEETLYDRIPDMAKYPELRWLNEHYLVPPVALAVLLYLVGGLTWLVWGFFISTTLLWHATFTINSLSHVYGSRRYETTDTSRNNVWLALLTMGEGWHNNHHRYMNSVRQGFFWWEVDVSFYILTALSWIGVVWDLHQPPKRLLLPESHDAGRVRAEAA; this comes from the coding sequence ATGGGTTCGACGAATCGGTCACTCAACAGCATGCGCGACGCGGGGGCCGCCTTCTGGGGCGTGCACCTGGCCTGCCTGCTGGCGTTCTACACCGGCGTCACCTGGTCGGCGGTCGCGGTCTGCATGGCGCTGTTCTGGCTGCGCATGTTCGGCGTCACCGCCGGCTACCACCGCTACTTCTCGCACCGCAGCTACAAGACGAGCCGCGCCTTCCAGTTCGTGCTGGCGCTCTTCGGCACCCTGGCGGTGCAGAAGGGCGTGCTCTGGTGGTCCGCCAACCACCGGGTCCACCACAAGTACTCCGACCAGGAGGGCGACCTGCACTCGCCGCTGCGCGACGGTTTCTGGTGGTCGCACGTCGGCTGGATCCTCGCCTCCGACTGGGAGGAGACGCTGTACGACCGCATCCCCGACATGGCGAAGTACCCGGAGCTGCGCTGGCTGAACGAGCACTACCTGGTGCCGCCGGTGGCGCTGGCGGTGCTGCTGTACCTGGTCGGTGGCCTGACCTGGCTGGTGTGGGGCTTCTTCATCAGCACCACCCTGCTCTGGCACGCGACGTTCACGATCAATTCGCTGTCGCACGTCTACGGCAGCCGCCGCTACGAGACCACCGACACCAGCCGCAACAACGTCTGGCTGGCGCTGCTGACCATGGGCGAGGGCTGGCACAACAACCACCACCGCTACATGAACTCCGTGCGCCAGGGCTTCTTCTGGTGGGAGGTGGACGTCAGCTTCTACATCCTGACGGCGCTCTCCTGGATCGGTGTGGTGTGGGACCTGCACCAGCCGCCGAAGAGGCTGCTGCTGCCGGAATCCCACGACGCGGGCCGCGTCCGCGCCGAAGCCGCGTGA
- a CDS encoding cold-shock protein — protein MAQGTVKWFSAEKGYGFISRDDGEDVFVHYSAITGDGFKTLEQGQRVEFDVTDGKKGPQAANVTKA, from the coding sequence GTGGCTCAGGGAACCGTGAAGTGGTTCAGCGCCGAGAAGGGGTACGGATTCATCAGCCGCGACGACGGCGAGGATGTCTTCGTCCACTACAGCGCCATCACCGGTGATGGCTTCAAGACCCTGGAGCAGGGGCAGCGCGTCGAATTCGACGTCACCGACGGCAAGAAGGGACCGCAGGCCGCCAACGTCACCAAGGCGTGA
- the ilvD gene encoding dihydroxy-acid dehydratase, with translation MDPKHRSRAITDGPDRAPARAMFKAIGLTDEDLAKPLVGVANTWIEVMPCNFHLRRLSEKVKEGIRAAGGTPIEFNTIAISDGISMGTEGMKASLISREVIADSIELVTCGHLFDAVVALSGCDKTIPGTIMALARLDLPSLMLYGGSIAPGHLRDKDLTIQDVFEAVGAHSAGTLDDAGLLAVENAACPGPGACGGQFTANTMAMAGEMLGISPIGSASVPAMDNHKDVVAYECGKLVMDMLQRGQTARGVLTREALENAIAGVAASGGSTNAVLHLLAIAHAAEVPLAIDDFDRISAATPLLCDLRPGGRFVAVDLYKAGGVGLVAKRLLEAGRLHAAALTVTGRSIGDEASRAVETPGQVVVRPLSDPLKPTGGLVILKGNLAPEGCVVKVAGHERMRHEGPARVFEREEDAFAAVKQRGIRAGDVVVIRNEGPMGGPGMREMLGVTAALVGEGLGESVALLTDGRFSGATHGLMAGHVAPEAARGGPIAAVRDGDTIVFDVAARRLDLLVDEAELRARLRDWKPPTPRYARGVFAKYARSVSSASVGAVTS, from the coding sequence ATGGATCCCAAGCATCGCAGTCGCGCCATCACCGATGGGCCGGATCGCGCCCCGGCGCGCGCCATGTTCAAGGCAATCGGGCTGACCGACGAGGATCTCGCCAAGCCGCTGGTCGGGGTCGCCAATACCTGGATCGAGGTGATGCCCTGCAACTTCCACCTCCGCCGCCTGTCGGAGAAGGTGAAGGAGGGCATCCGCGCCGCCGGCGGCACGCCGATCGAGTTCAACACCATCGCGATCTCGGACGGCATCTCGATGGGCACCGAGGGCATGAAGGCGTCGTTGATCAGCCGCGAGGTGATCGCCGACTCGATCGAGCTGGTGACCTGCGGCCATCTCTTCGACGCCGTGGTGGCGCTGTCGGGCTGCGACAAGACGATCCCGGGCACCATCATGGCGCTGGCGCGGCTCGATCTGCCGTCGCTGATGCTCTATGGCGGCTCGATCGCGCCTGGCCACCTGCGTGACAAGGACCTCACGATCCAGGACGTCTTCGAGGCGGTGGGCGCTCATTCGGCGGGGACGCTCGATGACGCCGGCCTGCTGGCGGTCGAGAACGCCGCCTGTCCCGGACCCGGCGCCTGCGGCGGCCAGTTCACCGCCAACACCATGGCGATGGCGGGCGAGATGCTGGGCATCTCGCCGATCGGCAGCGCCAGCGTGCCGGCGATGGACAACCACAAGGACGTGGTCGCCTACGAATGCGGCAAGCTGGTGATGGACATGCTGCAGCGCGGCCAGACGGCGCGCGGCGTCCTCACCCGGGAGGCGCTCGAGAACGCCATCGCCGGCGTCGCCGCCTCCGGCGGCTCGACCAACGCGGTGCTGCACCTGCTCGCCATCGCGCACGCGGCGGAGGTGCCACTGGCGATCGACGACTTCGATCGCATCAGCGCGGCGACGCCGCTGCTCTGCGATCTCAGGCCAGGCGGCCGTTTCGTCGCCGTCGATCTCTACAAGGCGGGTGGCGTGGGGCTGGTCGCCAAGCGTCTGCTCGAGGCCGGCCGGTTGCACGCCGCGGCGCTGACCGTGACCGGGCGCAGCATCGGCGACGAGGCCTCGCGAGCCGTCGAGACGCCGGGGCAGGTGGTGGTGCGGCCGCTCTCCGATCCCCTCAAGCCGACCGGTGGCCTGGTCATCCTCAAGGGCAACCTGGCCCCCGAGGGCTGCGTGGTGAAGGTCGCGGGCCACGAGCGCATGCGCCACGAGGGCCCGGCGCGGGTGTTCGAGCGCGAGGAGGATGCCTTCGCGGCGGTGAAGCAGCGTGGCATCAGGGCCGGCGATGTGGTGGTGATCCGCAACGAGGGCCCGATGGGCGGTCCCGGCATGCGCGAGATGCTCGGCGTCACCGCGGCGCTGGTGGGCGAGGGCCTCGGCGAGTCGGTCGCATTGCTCACCGACGGCCGCTTCTCCGGCGCCACGCACGGGCTGATGGCGGGCCACGTCGCGCCCGAGGCGGCGCGTGGCGGCCCGATCGCCGCGGTGCGCGACGGCGACACCATCGTCTTCGACGTCGCGGCGCGCCGCCTCGACCTCCTGGTGGACGAGGCCGAGCTGCGCGCCCGGCTCAGGGACTGGAAGCCGCCGACGCCCCGCTACGCGCGCGGCGTGTTCGCCAAGTACGCGAGGTCCGTATCGTCGGCCTCGGTGGGCGCGGTGACGTCGTAA
- a CDS encoding amidohydrolase family protein gives MATHSLLIRNARIVDGSGGPSQDGDLAVVDGLIAAVGRDVSTSGLPAGARELDARGQVLAPGFIDVHTHYDPQICWDRLATPSLEHGVTTVLMGNCSLSLAPVKAQDRRALAGMFKQIEDIALATFDAGVPWNWESYPEYLDAIRPGLGINVAGLVGHSPLRTYVMGAAAQERAATTAEVEAMCAILQDAIRGGAAGLSTSYVDIDESMRPVPSRFASRDEVVALGRAMREVGRGFIQTVPVFYSPPEQLQNIHDMGEISRAAGVMCSVAPIVHSAMSTLWQDSLAALDEETAKGARVFGQSMPRTFDINIRLSETSFVLYALPAWAEIMRLPLPERKAAFADPARREELRNQSILLGPLLYVLRVGQTARPENKSLEGRFLNDLASERGVTPADVMLDLAVAEDLKTEFAMRDFMHVDPDGVTAILSHPRIHIGASDAGAHIAQFCGAGDTSYLLARWVRDLKAFSLEQAVHRLTGELADAFGIRNRGRLAIGQAADLVLFDPDRIDRGSEDFVSDVPGGGNRYVRHAAGIALVVVNGAVTWEGGAYTDARAGAIV, from the coding sequence ATGGCGACGCATTCGCTCCTGATCCGCAACGCGCGCATCGTCGACGGCAGCGGCGGGCCGTCGCAGGACGGCGACCTCGCGGTGGTCGACGGTCTGATCGCGGCCGTCGGCCGCGACGTCTCGACCTCCGGCCTGCCGGCGGGGGCGCGCGAGCTCGATGCCCGCGGCCAGGTGCTGGCGCCGGGGTTCATCGACGTGCACACCCATTACGATCCGCAGATCTGCTGGGATCGGCTGGCGACGCCCTCGCTCGAGCACGGGGTCACGACGGTGCTGATGGGCAATTGCTCGCTGTCGCTGGCGCCGGTGAAGGCGCAGGACCGCCGCGCATTGGCGGGCATGTTCAAGCAGATCGAGGACATCGCGCTCGCCACCTTCGACGCCGGCGTGCCGTGGAACTGGGAGAGCTATCCCGAGTACCTCGACGCGATCCGCCCCGGGCTCGGCATCAACGTCGCCGGCCTGGTCGGCCACTCGCCGCTGCGCACCTACGTCATGGGCGCGGCGGCGCAGGAGCGGGCCGCGACGACGGCGGAAGTGGAGGCGATGTGCGCCATCCTCCAGGACGCGATCCGCGGCGGCGCCGCGGGCCTGTCGACCTCCTACGTCGACATCGACGAGAGCATGCGGCCGGTGCCGAGCCGCTTCGCCAGCCGCGACGAGGTCGTCGCCCTCGGCCGCGCCATGCGCGAGGTGGGGCGCGGCTTCATCCAGACCGTGCCGGTCTTCTACAGCCCGCCGGAGCAGTTGCAGAACATCCACGACATGGGTGAGATCTCGCGCGCCGCCGGCGTCATGTGCAGCGTCGCGCCGATCGTCCACAGCGCCATGAGCACGCTGTGGCAGGACTCGCTCGCCGCCCTCGACGAGGAAACGGCGAAAGGGGCGCGGGTCTTCGGCCAGAGCATGCCGCGCACCTTCGACATCAACATCCGCCTCTCCGAGACCTCGTTCGTGCTCTACGCGCTGCCGGCCTGGGCGGAGATCATGCGCCTGCCGCTGCCGGAGCGGAAGGCGGCCTTCGCCGACCCGGCGCGGCGCGAGGAGTTGCGCAACCAGTCGATCCTGCTCGGCCCGCTGCTCTACGTCCTGCGCGTCGGCCAGACCGCCCGCCCGGAGAACAAGTCGCTCGAGGGGCGGTTCCTCAACGATCTCGCCAGCGAGCGCGGCGTCACCCCCGCCGACGTCATGCTCGACCTCGCCGTCGCCGAGGACCTCAAGACCGAGTTCGCGATGCGCGACTTCATGCACGTGGATCCCGACGGCGTCACGGCCATCCTCAGCCACCCGCGCATCCACATCGGCGCCAGCGACGCCGGCGCCCACATCGCCCAGTTCTGCGGCGCCGGAGACACCAGCTATCTGCTGGCGCGCTGGGTGCGGGACCTGAAGGCGTTCTCGCTCGAGCAGGCGGTGCACCGGCTCACCGGCGAGCTCGCCGACGCCTTCGGCATCCGCAACCGCGGTCGGCTGGCGATCGGGCAGGCGGCCGACCTGGTGCTGTTCGACCCCGATCGCATCGATCGCGGCAGCGAGGACTTCGTGTCCGACGTCCCCGGCGGCGGCAATCGCTACGTGCGGCACGCCGCCGGCATCGCGCTGGTGGTGGTGAACGGCGCCGTGACCTGGGAGGGCGGGGCCTATACCGACGCCCGCGCCGGCGCGATCGTATAG
- a CDS encoding DUF420 domain-containing protein, producing the protein MSLQTLTVISTACIVASGVSLLVGWYLIRWRRDRAAHRAAMLTATGFAALFLVLYVSRWAVFGSKLFAGSGGWRVLYLSILVPHVLLAIAVGPLAIRLIQLAMWRQDFAAHRRLARVTLPIWLFVAASGWAIYYLLYVKTY; encoded by the coding sequence ATGTCGCTGCAGACGCTCACCGTGATCTCGACCGCCTGCATCGTCGCCAGCGGGGTCAGCCTGCTGGTCGGCTGGTACCTCATCCGCTGGCGCCGCGATCGCGCCGCGCACCGCGCCGCGATGCTCACCGCGACCGGGTTCGCGGCGCTGTTCCTGGTTCTCTACGTCAGCCGCTGGGCGGTCTTCGGCAGCAAGCTCTTCGCCGGCAGCGGCGGCTGGCGCGTGCTCTACCTGTCGATTCTCGTGCCGCACGTGCTGTTGGCGATCGCCGTCGGGCCGCTGGCGATCCGCCTGATCCAGTTGGCGATGTGGCGCCAGGACTTCGCCGCCCATCGCCGCCTGGCGCGGGTGACGCTGCCGATCTGGCTGTTCGTCGCCGCCAGCGGCTGGGCGATCTACTACCTCCTGTACGTGAAGACCTACTGA